From Cyclobacteriaceae bacterium, a single genomic window includes:
- a CDS encoding VWA domain-containing protein — protein MDSLNYWSLDWFAPSTLGSFTWTYVGFLYGIIAVPLVLIVRWASRYFLNQKLPVAFTKSDLKSSPLTLLRLIPEFLLAIVVILILVALARPQKTNEKVEQWTEGIDIMLAIDISQSMQIEDFTPNRLEAAKNVARDFIKGRLQDRIGIVVFSGDAFSLTPLTTDYTLLNAYLNEMNFDMIESRGTAIGSAMAVVTNRMRESTSKSKVCILLSDGDNTAGNIDPITSAELAAAYNIKTYTIVVGKEGMVPFGKDFFGRPNMVENTVDESTMRKIAEIGGGEFFRVTDNQALQQVFKKIDQYEKAEIKETRFKDTTDFYFIYLRWAMAFFLLWLLLKSTFLSNVLQD, from the coding sequence ATGGATAGTTTGAATTATTGGTCTTTGGATTGGTTTGCGCCTTCAACGCTGGGCTCCTTCACCTGGACGTATGTGGGATTTCTGTATGGAATTATTGCGGTGCCACTTGTTTTGATCGTGCGATGGGCGTCGAGATATTTTCTGAATCAGAAGTTGCCGGTAGCATTCACGAAAAGCGACTTAAAAAGTTCGCCTCTTACATTATTGAGATTGATTCCGGAATTTCTGCTTGCAATTGTTGTGATCCTGATTCTTGTTGCGCTTGCCCGGCCGCAAAAAACAAATGAGAAAGTAGAGCAATGGACCGAAGGTATCGACATCATGCTGGCGATTGATATTTCACAATCCATGCAGATTGAAGACTTCACTCCTAACCGACTTGAAGCTGCCAAGAATGTTGCACGCGATTTTATAAAAGGAAGGCTTCAGGACAGGATTGGAATAGTTGTATTCTCAGGAGATGCCTTTTCACTCACACCTCTCACAACAGATTATACACTCCTTAACGCATATCTCAATGAGATGAATTTTGATATGATTGAAAGTCGTGGAACGGCGATTGGAAGTGCCATGGCAGTGGTCACCAATCGCATGCGTGAGTCCACTTCAAAATCAAAAGTCTGTATTCTATTGAGTGACGGAGACAACACTGCCGGGAATATTGATCCTATTACCTCTGCAGAACTTGCAGCGGCTTATAATATCAAGACCTATACTATTGTAGTTGGTAAAGAAGGGATGGTACCTTTTGGAAAGGATTTCTTTGGCAGACCTAACATGGTTGAAAATACAGTTGATGAATCCACCATGAGAAAGATTGCAGAGATTGGTGGGGGTGAATTTTTTCGGGTAACAGACAACCAGGCATTGCAGCAGGTTTTTAAAAAAATTGATCAATATGAAAAAGCAGAGATCAAGGAGACCCGTTTTAAAGACACTACTGATTTCTATTTTATCTATTTGCGATGGGCTATGGCATTCTTCCTGTTATGGCTACTGTTGAAATCTACTTTCCTAAGCAACGTACTTCAGGATTAG
- a CDS encoding DUF58 domain-containing protein, whose translation MRELLKKLRRYEIQIRKAINSQMQGDFHSIFKGSGLEFDDVRPYQYGDDIRSIDWHVSAKGHGTFVKTFKEEKEQTIFFVMDVSASQNIGSPGKTKFDIATEICGVLALSGAKESSQVGLICYSDEREKYLKPKKGIAQAYEILASLIRLKPRSSKTNLAKAVSFALNSIKRKSVIVMISDFIDEGYYHNLKSLAQKHDLVLLQITDKRETNLPKLGIIPALDKESKKTLWINTSFGEFRDHLTTSHAGRQTELMKFSRKHQINFLSITTDEDYVPKLLRLFKVRNKSLKTS comes from the coding sequence GTGCGGGAACTTCTTAAAAAGCTTAGGAGATACGAAATTCAGATACGCAAGGCGATCAACAGCCAGATGCAGGGGGATTTTCATTCAATCTTCAAAGGATCAGGTCTGGAGTTCGACGACGTTCGACCCTATCAGTACGGCGATGACATTCGCTCAATTGACTGGCACGTTTCCGCCAAGGGTCATGGAACATTTGTAAAGACCTTTAAGGAAGAAAAAGAGCAAACCATCTTTTTCGTCATGGACGTTAGTGCTTCCCAAAACATCGGAAGTCCTGGTAAAACAAAGTTTGACATTGCTACCGAGATCTGTGGAGTGCTGGCGCTTTCTGGAGCAAAAGAATCCAGTCAGGTAGGCTTGATCTGCTACTCAGACGAACGTGAAAAATATCTGAAACCAAAGAAAGGCATTGCTCAGGCGTATGAAATTCTTGCCAGCCTTATTAGACTTAAGCCTCGTTCATCAAAAACAAATTTGGCTAAGGCTGTATCTTTTGCTTTGAATTCCATCAAAAGAAAAAGTGTGATCGTGATGATCTCCGACTTTATCGATGAGGGATATTACCATAATCTAAAATCCCTGGCTCAGAAGCATGACCTTGTTTTACTTCAGATCACAGATAAAAGAGAAACCAATCTCCCCAAGCTGGGAATCATTCCGGCGTTGGATAAAGAATCCAAAAAGACACTTTGGATCAATACTTCTTTCGGAGAGTTCCGTGATCATCTTACCACTTCTCATGCCGGACGTCAGACAGAGTTGATGAAATTCAGTCGCAAGCATCAGATCAATTTTTTGAGCATTACAACGGACGAGGATTACGTGCCGAAGCTGCTGCGGTTGTTCAAGGTCCGAAACAAATCTTTAAAGACTTCGTAA
- a CDS encoding LysE family transporter — protein sequence MIEIILNGIEFGVVLTFLVGPVFFTIMQTSIERGFWRGVLVAFGVSISDILYVVICYFGLAQIMADSNLKIYMAYAGGGILIGFGLYHLLIKSRAKNSTVSTSVSERGLFRYVIKGFLINGMTPMVLFFWIGTVSYATLNFGYTKAGEFALFFAFLLGTVLSTDILKAYLADKLRLLVTSKTLRIMNIILGILLIFFGARLLLNAKTISFI from the coding sequence GTGATCGAAATCATCTTAAACGGAATTGAGTTTGGCGTAGTCCTTACATTCCTCGTCGGCCCGGTATTCTTTACGATTATGCAAACCAGCATTGAGCGCGGCTTCTGGAGAGGCGTGCTCGTAGCTTTTGGTGTTTCTATCAGCGATATACTTTATGTTGTTATCTGTTATTTCGGACTGGCTCAGATAATGGCGGATTCCAATCTCAAAATATACATGGCTTACGCAGGGGGCGGTATCTTAATTGGATTTGGTCTTTATCATTTGTTAATCAAGAGTCGTGCAAAGAACAGTACAGTCTCAACATCTGTTTCGGAAAGAGGATTGTTCCGTTATGTTATCAAAGGTTTTCTGATCAACGGGATGACACCTATGGTTTTATTTTTCTGGATCGGGACTGTGAGTTATGCAACCCTTAATTTTGGATACACAAAAGCAGGTGAATTTGCTCTATTCTTTGCCTTTTTGCTCGGAACAGTATTATCAACTGACATCTTGAAAGCTTATCTGGCAGACAAACTCCGACTGCTTGTTACTTCAAAAACTCTTAGGATCATGAATATTATTCTTGGAATTCTCCTCATTTTCTTTGGAGCACGACTTCTGCTCAATGCGAAAACAATCTCCTTTATATGA
- a CDS encoding YggS family pyridoxal phosphate-dependent enzyme has protein sequence MGIKDNIEKFRSELQPFDARLIAVSKTHSVDKIKEAYNEGQRIFGENKVQELTEKQSQLNEDIEWHLIGHLQRNKVKYIVSFVSLIHSVDSIRLLEEIDKQALKVNRVIHCLLQVYIADEETKFGLDVSELDQLIHSKEVAALNNVMIDGLMGIGTLTDNYEKVRNEFKSLKKTFDHLKNQSLPPHIRMKELSMGMSADYKIALEEGSTLVRVGSAIFGERSYPN, from the coding sequence ATGGGAATCAAAGATAACATAGAGAAATTCAGGTCGGAACTTCAACCCTTTGATGCACGGCTGATTGCGGTGAGCAAAACGCATTCAGTGGATAAAATCAAGGAAGCTTACAATGAGGGGCAGAGAATTTTTGGTGAAAATAAAGTCCAGGAATTAACAGAAAAGCAATCTCAGCTTAATGAGGATATCGAATGGCACCTGATTGGTCATCTCCAAAGAAATAAGGTTAAATACATCGTTTCGTTTGTTTCACTGATCCATTCTGTTGATAGCATCAGGCTCCTGGAAGAGATCGATAAGCAGGCACTAAAAGTCAATCGTGTCATTCATTGTCTCTTACAGGTGTATATTGCTGATGAAGAAACCAAATTTGGACTGGACGTATCCGAACTTGATCAACTGATTCATTCAAAAGAGGTTGCAGCTCTAAACAATGTCATGATCGATGGCTTAATGGGAATTGGAACACTCACCGATAATTATGAGAAAGTCCGCAATGAATTCAAGTCATTGAAAAAAACATTTGATCATCTTAAGAACCAGTCACTTCCTCCCCACATTCGGATGAAAGAATTGTCAATGGGAATGAGTGCTGATTATAAAATCGCACTCGAAGAAGGAAGTACATTGGTGAGAGTCGGGTCCGCTATCTTTGGGGAACGTTCTTATCCTAATTAA
- a CDS encoding DUF4296 domain-containing protein has translation MRFSGIVLMVILSTIVSCKKDTEPGVLTQAQMVDFMLDMYLSEARLQMIPITRDSAFRLFIPRQDSLMRMKGITDSTLRRSYQYYLENPTKMEAIYDIVIDSLSLREQRLLPGPRQPS, from the coding sequence ATGAGATTCAGCGGGATTGTCTTAATGGTGATACTAAGCACAATCGTGTCTTGTAAAAAGGACACTGAGCCGGGGGTATTGACACAAGCTCAAATGGTGGATTTCATGCTGGATATGTATTTATCGGAGGCTCGCCTTCAAATGATCCCTATTACCCGTGATTCAGCCTTCCGACTCTTTATTCCAAGACAGGATTCTCTAATGAGGATGAAAGGAATAACAGACTCAACATTAAGAAGGTCATACCAGTACTATCTGGAGAATCCGACGAAGATGGAAGCCATCTATGATATTGTTATCGATTCACTCAGTTTACGGGAGCAAAGGCTTCTCCCGGGTCCCCGACAACCATCATGA
- a CDS encoding DUF1573 domain-containing protein: MRKLFLVLFAIATAFSVSAQNKGPVITWEKSVFDFGDVAQGDKVEHIFRFRNTGTEALIITNVQVTCGCTTPKGWARDPIAPGQTGEITVAFNSLGKFGKQNKVVTVISNAVNADGSQLTFTANVMEKKIPN, encoded by the coding sequence ATGAGGAAGTTATTTTTAGTACTCTTCGCCATAGCGACGGCCTTTTCGGTATCTGCCCAAAACAAGGGTCCTGTAATCACCTGGGAGAAGTCAGTTTTTGATTTTGGCGACGTTGCACAAGGTGACAAAGTCGAACATATTTTCAGATTCCGGAATACAGGTACGGAAGCACTGATCATTACGAATGTGCAGGTCACTTGCGGATGCACTACCCCAAAAGGATGGGCACGTGATCCTATTGCTCCTGGTCAAACGGGGGAAATAACAGTAGCCTTCAACAGCCTTGGTAAATTTGGGAAGCAGAATAAGGTCGTAACTGTAATTTCAAACGCAGTCAATGCAGATGGAAGTCAGCTTACGTTTACAGCAAACGTAATGGAAAAGAAAATACCCAACTGA
- a CDS encoding orotate phosphoribosyltransferase, with the protein MEVTAGPIASKLMEIGAIKLSHEKPFTWSSGWKSPIYCDNRLSLSYPDVRSYVKRCLAQAIRDHFPKAEVIAGVATAGIPQGALVAEELQLPFIYVRPKPKDHGMENLIEGKIEKGQSVVLVEDLISTGGSSLKAATALRDAGATVAGMVAIFTYGFDAAVENFEKENVSLVCLSDFNHLLQEALRKKFITEEQLIYIKAWRLDPANWK; encoded by the coding sequence ATGGAGGTTACGGCCGGGCCGATAGCTTCCAAATTAATGGAAATCGGAGCGATCAAGCTTAGCCATGAAAAGCCGTTCACCTGGAGCAGCGGATGGAAATCACCAATCTATTGTGATAACCGACTAAGTCTCTCCTACCCGGATGTGCGGTCTTACGTTAAGCGATGCCTCGCTCAGGCAATTCGTGATCACTTTCCGAAAGCAGAGGTTATTGCTGGAGTAGCGACTGCTGGGATTCCGCAGGGAGCTTTGGTCGCAGAAGAATTGCAGCTTCCCTTTATTTATGTCAGACCCAAGCCAAAAGATCATGGGATGGAGAATCTTATCGAAGGCAAAATCGAAAAAGGACAGTCTGTTGTTTTAGTAGAAGATCTTATTTCAACAGGAGGAAGTTCTCTGAAGGCTGCAACAGCTCTTCGCGATGCGGGAGCAACCGTTGCTGGAATGGTAGCAATTTTTACCTATGGATTTGATGCTGCTGTCGAGAATTTTGAAAAGGAAAATGTAAGTCTTGTTTGCCTCAGTGATTTTAACCATCTCCTTCAGGAAGCTTTAAGAAAGAAATTCATTACAGAAGAGCAATTGATTTATATCAAAGCCTGGAGACTGGATCCGGCAAACTGGAAATAG
- a CDS encoding GH3 auxin-responsive promoter: MAILGTLLKRGIKLRENLEQEYSSPFELQKHVLKELLITASGTEFGKNYNFPEILRTFRKGDWYKHYKKIPLHDYNKIYKDWWHLARKGAKNICWPGRVKYFALSSGTSDAASKYIPVTKDMTKAIQKTSIRQIISLSKYDLPTKFFEAGILMIGGSTHLNKKGSYFEGDLSGIQAARLPFWFQHFYKPGKKIAKTRKWDSKLEEITKKAHDWDIGIIVGVPAWIQILLEKIISHYKVRNIHEIWPNLNVYVHGGVSFDPYRKGFEKLLGRPISFIETYLASEGFIAYQAEPRQRSMKLVLNNGIFYEFVPFNDENFQSDGELNPEAKTLLIDEVEEGKEYALLLSTCAGAWRYLIGDVIKFTSLEETEIVITGRTKHFLSLCGEHLSVDNMNKAIELVSNELNIDIKEFTVAGIPHGSLFAHHWFIGTDNKVDKKLLKERLDFFLKDLNDDYAVERSAALRDVYVDVVPVKTFYQWMESKGKVGGQNKFPRVMKSAQLEDWQSYLNK, from the coding sequence ATGGCTATCCTTGGTACGTTGCTGAAAAGAGGAATAAAACTTCGTGAAAATCTTGAGCAGGAGTATTCTTCGCCATTTGAACTTCAGAAGCATGTTTTAAAAGAATTGCTGATCACCGCCAGTGGTACGGAATTCGGCAAGAATTACAATTTCCCTGAAATACTCAGGACTTTCAGAAAAGGGGACTGGTACAAGCATTATAAAAAGATCCCGCTTCACGATTATAATAAAATATATAAAGATTGGTGGCACCTCGCCAGAAAAGGAGCGAAGAACATTTGCTGGCCAGGCCGGGTCAAATACTTCGCGTTGAGCTCGGGTACTTCTGATGCTGCTTCAAAGTATATTCCAGTAACAAAGGATATGACAAAGGCGATTCAAAAGACAAGCATTCGTCAGATCATCTCTTTGTCAAAATATGATTTACCTACGAAGTTTTTTGAAGCTGGTATTTTAATGATTGGCGGCAGCACTCACCTTAATAAAAAGGGAAGTTATTTTGAAGGTGATCTAAGTGGAATTCAGGCAGCACGATTGCCATTCTGGTTTCAACACTTTTATAAGCCTGGAAAGAAAATTGCAAAGACCCGTAAATGGGATTCAAAGCTTGAGGAGATTACCAAGAAAGCGCATGACTGGGATATCGGAATTATTGTGGGTGTGCCGGCATGGATTCAGATATTGCTGGAGAAAATTATTTCTCACTATAAAGTCCGCAACATTCATGAGATATGGCCCAACCTGAATGTGTATGTTCATGGCGGAGTCTCCTTTGATCCCTATCGAAAGGGATTTGAAAAATTGCTGGGTCGACCCATTAGTTTTATTGAGACATATCTCGCGTCTGAAGGATTTATTGCCTATCAGGCGGAACCTCGCCAGCGCTCAATGAAGCTGGTGCTAAACAATGGAATCTTTTATGAGTTTGTCCCATTCAACGATGAGAATTTTCAATCCGATGGTGAACTGAATCCAGAGGCAAAAACACTTCTTATCGACGAGGTGGAAGAGGGAAAAGAGTACGCTTTGCTTTTGTCAACGTGCGCAGGAGCGTGGAGGTATCTCATAGGTGATGTGATAAAATTCACATCGCTTGAGGAAACGGAGATTGTGATCACAGGTCGTACGAAACATTTTCTAAGTCTTTGTGGTGAACACCTTTCCGTTGACAACATGAATAAAGCGATTGAGCTTGTTTCCAATGAATTGAACATTGACATTAAAGAATTTACAGTGGCTGGCATTCCTCACGGCAGTTTGTTTGCTCATCATTGGTTTATTGGAACGGATAATAAAGTGGATAAAAAACTCCTAAAAGAGCGACTTGATTTCTTCCTGAAAGATCTCAACGATGATTATGCCGTGGAGCGGAGTGCAGCCCTCAGGGATGTTTATGTTGATGTAGTTCCGGTTAAAACTTTTTATCAATGGATGGAATCCAAAGGAAAGGTGGGGGGACAGAATAAATTTCCGAGAGTAATGAAAAGTGCTCAGCTTGAGGATTGGCAATCATATCTTAACAAGTGA
- a CDS encoding DUF3822 family protein — protein MSSIATRHKLIKKIKDEKFDEEQLQRYVLLTQIGAKDFQAAVIDSDDNRLIFFEDYVFNEVSTQAELQEALQSLFDSHEYLLAGFWKEVKVSIKNNKFIHVPSALFIESAAADYLKFNAILDADKESVQICRNEKSDAVTIFALQNDMLQWLKKVYVNSTVNLFHQSSALIEGVLASEVNVKNQPLYVYVDRFKLHVLFVQEGKLIYYNQFLIKQFTDYVKYIMLVMKAMGLNQETSPVVLWGYIGKNSPHYQEFVKYVRNVSFGDRPTHLKFGYLFDEVQEHHFFDLYSLNLLPI, from the coding sequence TTGTCATCAATTGCCACGCGTCATAAACTGATCAAGAAGATCAAGGATGAGAAGTTCGATGAAGAACAACTTCAGCGTTACGTTCTGCTGACTCAAATTGGAGCAAAAGATTTTCAGGCGGCTGTCATCGATAGTGATGACAACCGCCTTATTTTTTTTGAGGACTATGTGTTTAATGAAGTCAGCACGCAGGCAGAGTTACAAGAAGCCCTTCAGTCTCTTTTTGATTCACATGAATACCTTCTCGCCGGCTTCTGGAAAGAGGTGAAGGTTTCAATCAAGAACAACAAGTTCATCCACGTTCCATCGGCTTTATTTATCGAATCAGCCGCCGCCGATTATCTTAAGTTCAATGCGATTCTGGATGCCGACAAGGAATCCGTTCAGATATGCCGAAATGAGAAATCTGATGCGGTAACCATTTTTGCTTTACAGAATGACATGCTGCAATGGCTAAAGAAAGTATATGTTAACTCTACTGTAAATCTTTTTCATCAGTCTTCAGCACTTATAGAAGGAGTACTGGCTTCGGAAGTAAACGTTAAGAATCAGCCTCTTTATGTTTATGTTGATCGATTTAAGCTTCATGTTCTTTTTGTTCAGGAAGGCAAGCTTATTTACTACAATCAGTTTTTGATCAAACAGTTTACCGATTACGTAAAGTATATCATGCTAGTGATGAAGGCAATGGGACTTAATCAGGAAACGAGCCCAGTAGTGCTCTGGGGTTACATTGGAAAAAATTCCCCGCATTATCAGGAATTTGTCAAGTATGTCAGAAATGTTTCTTTTGGAGATCGTCCTACCCATTTAAAATTTGGTTATCTGTTTGATGAAGTACAGGAACATCATTTCTTCGACTTGTATTCATTGAACCTTCTTCCAATATGA
- the coaD gene encoding pantetheine-phosphate adenylyltransferase, with translation MKRIALFPGSFDPFTKGHEDIVLRGLIMFDEIHIAIGYNSQKDKRYFKIEMMIEKIQKTFSQYPQIKVLTYSELTAELARKLNANYLLRGLRNTTDFEYENSIAQVNRYLNNELESVFLITSPQFAAINSSIIREVHRYGGDVSPMLPYEL, from the coding sequence ATGAAGCGAATTGCCCTCTTCCCCGGATCATTTGACCCATTTACCAAAGGTCATGAGGATATCGTACTTCGTGGGCTGATCATGTTCGATGAGATTCACATTGCCATTGGCTACAACAGTCAGAAAGACAAACGATATTTTAAGATCGAAATGATGATTGAGAAGATACAGAAAACTTTTTCTCAGTATCCTCAGATCAAAGTGCTGACCTATTCCGAGTTAACGGCAGAGCTTGCCCGGAAATTAAATGCTAATTATTTATTGAGAGGATTGCGAAATACTACCGATTTCGAATATGAAAACAGTATCGCCCAGGTAAATCGCTATCTTAATAATGAACTTGAATCTGTATTCCTGATCACTTCTCCTCAGTTTGCTGCAATCAACTCCTCGATCATCCGTGAGGTACATCGCTATGGTGGTGACGTATCACCGATGCTGCCTTACGAACTTTAA
- a CDS encoding ATP-dependent 6-phosphofructokinase has translation MEKKHKLLVLTGGGDCPGLNAVIRGIAKRARKQRDWEVYGSIEAFGGVFSIPTEIVKLTRRMTAGIHVRGGTILKTTNKGNPLKFPMLQPDGTIRFTDRTDELVNKIKELGFDAVINIGGDGSQRISDALYKKGLNIIGVPKTIDNDLAATDITFGFQTAVQIATDSFDKLVTTAESHHRVMIMEVMGRDTGWIALHTAIAGGAEICLLPEIPYDINKIVKKINLRYKRGKGFVNIVIAEGAKPKNGSATYAASEKGSEHVRLGGVAYQLSKQLKDAGCTAEIRETVLGHVQRGGSPLAFDRILASLYGVHAFELAAAGKFGRMVSYRNNNITSVTLEEATKECSYVDKNSNMVKAAKGLGISFGD, from the coding sequence ATGGAGAAGAAGCATAAACTTTTGGTGTTAACCGGAGGTGGTGATTGTCCCGGATTGAATGCAGTAATACGCGGCATAGCAAAGCGTGCCAGGAAGCAAAGGGACTGGGAAGTCTACGGAAGCATTGAAGCGTTTGGTGGTGTATTCAGCATACCAACAGAGATTGTCAAGCTCACACGAAGAATGACAGCTGGTATTCATGTTCGTGGTGGCACTATTTTAAAAACAACGAATAAGGGTAATCCTTTAAAATTTCCAATGCTCCAACCCGATGGGACAATACGGTTTACGGATCGTACGGATGAATTGGTTAACAAGATCAAAGAACTAGGATTTGATGCGGTGATTAATATCGGAGGAGATGGTTCACAAAGAATTTCGGATGCACTTTATAAGAAAGGATTAAATATCATTGGTGTACCGAAGACAATTGATAATGATCTTGCAGCTACTGATATCACCTTTGGATTTCAGACAGCTGTTCAGATTGCTACCGATAGCTTTGATAAATTGGTAACTACCGCTGAAAGTCATCATCGTGTGATGATTATGGAAGTGATGGGCCGTGACACTGGATGGATTGCATTGCACACTGCAATTGCTGGTGGTGCTGAGATATGTTTACTGCCGGAAATCCCATATGACATTAATAAAATTGTTAAGAAGATCAATCTTCGGTACAAGAGAGGTAAAGGATTTGTAAATATTGTTATCGCAGAAGGTGCTAAACCAAAGAACGGATCGGCTACCTATGCAGCAAGTGAAAAAGGCTCCGAGCATGTAAGACTGGGCGGGGTTGCCTATCAATTATCAAAACAGCTTAAGGATGCTGGCTGTACGGCAGAAATCCGGGAAACCGTATTAGGACATGTTCAGCGTGGAGGAAGTCCTCTGGCATTTGATAGAATTCTTGCGTCTCTTTACGGAGTACACGCATTTGAATTGGCAGCCGCTGGAAAATTCGGAAGGATGGTCTCATACAGGAATAACAATATCACCTCTGTTACACTCGAAGAAGCAACAAAGGAGTGCAGCTATGTAGATAAGAATTCGAATATGGTAAAGGCCGCAAAGGGATTGGGAATTTCTTTTGGGGATTGA
- a CDS encoding DUF423 domain-containing protein, whose product MGQRLILIISSISGLLAVGLGAFGAHALKGILTANGRMETYELATRYHFYHTIALLVVGLLADKYPGVGTGAIFFLAGIIIFSGSLYTLSLTNQTWWGAITPIGGVMLLAGWGNLLWTFFKSSK is encoded by the coding sequence ATGGGACAGCGGTTAATACTTATCATATCATCTATCTCCGGACTGTTGGCGGTAGGTCTTGGGGCTTTTGGTGCACATGCACTGAAAGGCATCCTCACTGCAAATGGACGAATGGAGACTTATGAACTTGCCACTCGTTATCATTTCTATCACACAATAGCTTTGCTGGTAGTGGGACTGCTGGCGGATAAATATCCCGGAGTTGGCACAGGAGCAATATTTTTTCTGGCAGGCATCATTATTTTCAGCGGAAGCTTATATACACTTTCACTCACCAATCAAACCTGGTGGGGAGCGATAACTCCAATTGGGGGCGTCATGCTTCTGGCGGGATGGGGAAATCTTCTCTGGACTTTTTTCAAAAGCTCAAAGTAA
- a CDS encoding NUDIX domain-containing protein, translated as MNLFVNDIPVRLWKPGTQPEEGNFNSQIDIHKESVTKAKLLNHVFIKGANVQHLNTILDLVNTKIPSHLLSLDITVEDYEAVKVFLKSKFKVIKAAGGLIKKKDRFLMIYRLKKWDLPKGKKESGERYRQTAVREVEEECNVSVKVGRKICTTWHTYTMNKNSMLKKTRWYVMDLLDDSKLRPQVDEDIEDVRWMTQKEVYHALENSYNSIRFVLEQYYKKKEKAKPRR; from the coding sequence ATGAATCTCTTTGTAAACGACATTCCAGTCCGGCTTTGGAAACCGGGCACCCAGCCAGAAGAAGGAAATTTCAATTCTCAGATAGATATCCATAAAGAATCTGTCACGAAGGCAAAATTGCTCAACCATGTCTTCATCAAAGGGGCGAATGTGCAGCACCTTAATACCATACTTGATCTCGTCAACACTAAAATTCCATCTCATCTTCTGTCCCTGGATATCACGGTTGAGGACTATGAGGCCGTTAAGGTTTTTCTGAAAAGTAAGTTCAAGGTCATTAAAGCCGCTGGCGGTCTCATCAAGAAAAAAGATCGGTTTCTGATGATCTATCGATTGAAGAAATGGGATTTACCAAAAGGTAAAAAGGAGAGTGGTGAACGCTATCGGCAGACTGCTGTGAGGGAAGTGGAAGAAGAATGCAACGTAAGCGTTAAGGTGGGAAGAAAGATCTGCACAACATGGCATACCTATACCATGAACAAGAACAGTATGTTAAAAAAAACACGCTGGTATGTAATGGATCTGCTGGATGATTCTAAGCTAAGACCTCAGGTCGACGAAGATATTGAAGACGTGCGATGGATGACACAAAAGGAAGTCTATCATGCTCTGGAGAATTCCTATAATTCCATTCGGTTTGTGCTTGAGCAATACTACAAGAAAAAGGAAAAAGCCAAGCCAAGACGTTGA